TGAGCAGGGGCTTACGAAGGTCGGTCTGGCCCGGCGCCTGGGCTTGAGCGAGGGCGCGGTGCGGAAGCTCCTGAACCCGAATCACCGCTCACACATCGGGCAGATCGAAAGGGCGCTCGCGAAGGTGGGGCGGCGGCTCGTCGCGGAGGACGCGGCCGTCTAGCGGAGGCGGCCGGCGCGCGCATTGTAGCGGGTGTGCGCACCTCCGGTGTTCTTCGCCGCTGGCGATGGGGGAACAACTTTACCGGCCAGCCCGCCAGTCTGCATGATATTGTACGTCAACTCGCAACACGGATACCAGACATGCCGAACCAACTCGTCCAAGCCCGCATTGACGCAGACGTGAAGGAGGAGGCGGCCACGGTGCTGGCGGCCATGGGCCTGACCGTCTCCGGCGCGTTGCGCCTGCTGCTGACGAAGGTCGCCCACGAGAAAGCGCTGCCGTTCGCGCCGTTGGTTCCTAACGCCGACACCATTGAAGCGATGAGGGAGGCCCGCCGGGGCAACCTTCCGCAGTTCTCGAGCGTAGAGGATCTCCTCGACGATCTGCGTGCGGACGATTGAGCGGACCCGCCGGTTCAAGCGCGACTACAAGCGGGAGTCGCGCGGCCGGCACCGGGCATGCCTCGATACCATCTTGGCCGGAGTCGTGGAGGCCCTGGCCAACGACCGACCGCTGGAGCCCCGGCACCACGACCACGCGCTGAGCGGTGAGTGGCGAGATTTCCGCGA
This Candidatus Palauibacter polyketidifaciens DNA region includes the following protein-coding sequences:
- a CDS encoding type II toxin-antitoxin system RelB/DinJ family antitoxin, yielding MPNQLVQARIDADVKEEAATVLAAMGLTVSGALRLLLTKVAHEKALPFAPLVPNADTIEAMREARRGNLPQFSSVEDLLDDLRADD
- a CDS encoding type II toxin-antitoxin system YafQ family toxin → MRTIERTRRFKRDYKRESRGRHRACLDTILAGVVEALANDRPLEPRHHDHALSGEWRDFRDCHLKPDLLLIYQKSGADILRLVRLGSHSAPGL